From the Argentina anserina chromosome 3, drPotAnse1.1, whole genome shotgun sequence genome, the window TATAATACTGTCTCTTATTTTGGACCTCACGATCACCTCTAAAGTAGAAGTTAGGACATGTGAAGTGCCAATTGCCAGAATCTAGAATGTGTTTCATGTTGGCGTGTCCATGATCTCCCACAAGATACGAATACCAACATATAATGCATAATGTCCCAACAGTCGTCAATATGTTCTTGTACTAGTTGCACTAATCTCTAGCTAGCTATATATCTCCAATAATATTCATAAATAAGATCACAACTCCTAACCTTAAAGTACTTAATGCACCGAATTCCACATGTtcaataattaaattttacaatttaaGATCTTTTACGATAACATTATGCTAAAAATGATTATGAAAGAAATCCAACGTCATCTACGGCATAATTTCTgataacacacacacacacatatatatatatatactcacatTATAATTAATCGACTATTCTAAGTCTACACAAAACGCAattcttttttgttaaattcTTTAAGGTGACATATATAACATGTTAGATGAGTTGCATGTTGCGAGGTGGACGAAGCGGCGTATGTGTTTAATGTTCGTACAAATAACAATAGGCGTGAGTATTCATCGATATTTTCCTAATTTCACATTACTAGTGGTTGATTGCACCCGAAATATCTTCAAAACTGAAGTAAAAGGCATGATTGTCGATATTTTAATCGAAACTCTGATGCTTCAATCCCATGCTCTATTGCTTCTatcacaaaaaaatatttcttaTTACAACTAGTTCTTTTCAGTCTTCAGCCAATCAGTATTATATATAGATAATTATGTCTGTTGTTTTGGACCTCATGATCGACTTGTAACGAAGTTAGCTAGGACATGTGATGAAGTGGCCAAAATCCAGAATGTGTTTCATGTTGGTGTGCCCATAATCTTTCTAAAGATACGACTACAGATATAGATAATGCATTTCTTCTTCTCGCATTATAAACTCGTGGTTTCCCAATTTCTGCATATTATAGTTTCACGTCGGTTATGTTATATGTGATGGAGAAGAGTAGCGACACGTCGATTCACCAAAAAGGCCATCCACAAGCCTCGTGGCATATCCAGTCGATCAAGACTTCCAAGGCAtcttgttgttcttcttcttcttcgttttGGCGCCGTCCAGTTCTGTTGCTCCGACGTGGACCAAACGTTTTGCTCCGCGTCATGCATGTGGGACCGACCGACAATTAACCACCTCCTGCTGCGGCCATGACGCATGAATTGCGGTCACAATTCACAACCGGGTTTTTGGCTCCTTCAAAATATTTGGCAACCGATTTTCCACCGTTTGCTACCATTATCCACTGGCGCCGTCCTCATCAATTGGATTCCAACCCTTTGGGgttttcctcttcttttttcattcaCTTTCACGTTTCAATCATTATTCCAAGGATATTCTGTCATCATTGATCATCCCATCTCTACTATGTTTTGAAATGATTAAACGTTCCTAAATACTACACACATATGGCTTCAAATCATGGGAAATTTGTGATTGATAGTGTAGCTACGTAGTGATTGATAATGTTTTTAAAATGAGAATGGAATAGCTCCACATCTTAATTCAAAGATTTATTGATACAGAACAAAGACAAAGTCACACTCAAGAAACATATACATTCACTATAATTGTAGATATATACAGCTATAGAAACTAATAATCACATCCTCATTAATTATTAATCACGCCGTTAACTTCAAATACTCAAATGCAACTGCATATTGTAATGACATTTTCGGCTGAAGTGAAATACGATTAAACTTCTAACAACATAAAACATAGCTACCCAATATTATCGTTATATTTTGACAATGATAGTTATTTTTAAGCTAATCAATTTTAACACATAAACATAATTTAACTAGAgttattttctctattctctCTAACTATATTtaactaaaattaaatttaatttttaaataacTAGTATAACAGAAGTAAAAATTATCATAAATTTTGTTTAACAGctgatttttttcaaaatagtAGGTAGTCTCTAGCTTGGAGATACCCTAAGTAGATACGTAGTTCTAACTTCAAATATGCTCCTACAAACTGCGTTCATGGTTCAATGTTTCAACAACCTCATTGATATAAATAAGGGTTTAAATAAGCACTCATATCTCCACCTTACTAAACAGCCAGCTTGACTGCCACACCAAAGactatgaatatatatatatataaacaagtCAACGAATCGGAGGGTCCTGATCTTGTTACCCACCAAACCCTAAAATGCTTCTGGCTCTCCCAGAATTCAATTGATCTTTCGTCCTCACCACAAACCCTCCACTTTTGTCCCTCTCGTCGCGGCCATTACAACCACATGTCACAAAAATATTAACCCCCAAAAATTCAAACGGCCCCGATCATTCCCTCACCTCCTTCGTTATCAGGATAAGGATAAAACCCAGTATCTTCCtccaattattttacgtaAACACGAAGAGGCAATTTACAGGTGCAGTGACGTCACCAAATGCGCCCCTTTTATCCATttctggggggggggggggaagaaaaagaaaatttccaGGTCATCACGACCCGACCCCTCCTAGTTCAAACAATCCAACGCTTCGAAACTTCACGGTTCACACTCGTATAAATACCCcgcccttcttcttcttctccaaaatCCACACgcatttttctctctttttaaaaattgaaaccaaagaaatggagaagaagagttCTCACTTCAGTCAATTCCACACAGCTTCCTGGATCAGAGGCAAGTGCATAGGCAGAGGCGCGTTCGGGAGCGTCAGCATCGGAGTTAACAAATCTGACGGTGGAGTCTTCGCCGTGAAGTCAGTGGATCTCGCCGCGTGTCTCCCCGGCCAGGCGGAGGCGCTGGAGAACGAAATCAGGATTCTCCGGTCGCTGTCGTCGCCGTACGTTGTGGAGTATTTAAACGACGATTACACGGCGCCGTCGTGCCGGAACTTGCACTTGGAGTACATGCCGGGTGGAACCGCCGCGGAGTCTGCTGCTGACGTGGAGGAGAGTGTGGTACAGTCGCGGACGTGGTGCGTGGTGTCGGCTTTGAAGTACGTACACTCCCGTGGGATTGTTCACTGCGACGTCAAGGGGAGGAATGTTCTGGTGGGGCCCGACCGGAACCAGGCGAAGCTTGCGGATTTCGGCTCCGCCGTGGATTTGAATGCGGACGCGTGTAGGGGGAGGATTTTGCCACGTGGGAGCCCGCTGTGGATGGCGCCCGAGGTGATCAAGGGGGAGTATCAGGGGCCGGAGTCCGACGTGTGGTCGTTGGGGTGCACGGTGATCGAGATGGTCACGGGGAAGCCGGCGTGGGAGGACGAGGGACTCGAGACGCTGAGACGGATCGGGTTGTCGGTACCGGACTTCCCGACCCGGCTGTCGGAATCGGGTCTTGATTTTCTTGACAAGTGTCTGAGGAGAGATCGGAGAGAGCGGTGGAGCTGCGATCAGCTGCTCCGGCATCCGTTTTTAGCGTCGGTTTCGCCGAATGCGGCGGCGGATTCTTCGCCGCGGTGCGTGCTCGACTGGGTCAACTCGGAGTTCGAAGACAACGAGTTCGAAAACGACGAAGAAGACAgttgttcttcttctgatcACGAGGCTTCCGCAAAGGAGCGGATTGGTAAATTGGCGTCCAGCTCAGGGGCAGATTGGGAATCTGAAGAAGGGTGGACGGTG encodes:
- the LOC126788103 gene encoding mitogen-activated protein kinase kinase kinase 18 — encoded protein: MEKKSSHFSQFHTASWIRGKCIGRGAFGSVSIGVNKSDGGVFAVKSVDLAACLPGQAEALENEIRILRSLSSPYVVEYLNDDYTAPSCRNLHLEYMPGGTAAESAADVEESVVQSRTWCVVSALKYVHSRGIVHCDVKGRNVLVGPDRNQAKLADFGSAVDLNADACRGRILPRGSPLWMAPEVIKGEYQGPESDVWSLGCTVIEMVTGKPAWEDEGLETLRRIGLSVPDFPTRLSESGLDFLDKCLRRDRRERWSCDQLLRHPFLASVSPNAAADSSPRCVLDWVNSEFEDNEFENDEEDSCSSSDHEASAKERIGKLASSSGADWESEEGWTVVRGCELVGVESGAFSREETSLGYSDCEGAISEGESCCGGGGGGLVEWARNECDTVGSSGCWDGPSGVEYSAVEERSVGNRRSKSCHHNCNECNLCTSICLLSHPFGVKMNKLVVFITCYIVLPICYLFSELFT